In a single window of the Thunnus albacares chromosome 1, fThuAlb1.1, whole genome shotgun sequence genome:
- the ubap1lb gene encoding ubiquitin-associated protein 1-like isoform X1, with translation MDGVPLKMPQVFPQEVKDDVKVIVPDYLTILQETEYEFSLENWVLTGLQSGFTNQHRPQVSSSASGVPPSCPPYWMMFSSPQQSRLASRHSSDFWEPNPRQRSRSLNPAVLRTKFVILDSEDEGESAAQKAKAPLPAVACLSGDRSAASCQRGQRKAQKAFVPDLLNPPACLSSLPHQRRKNLRQCSLSGLETSKKDDPKTDSQSKSPSPHRNPNTRSKTIDRLPSINKQTPTHMKSLSPDSCRNVHVASHHVGLPSSGSDSSAELLSALSPEERDLLGVITARGYPLRTAIIALQKTGRQTPEQILSYVVACDHLCQLGYDMAQVEEALEMFQNCETKAQEFLHLLSQFNEMGFQQNAIKEVLLVHENHRERALEELMMRVA, from the exons ATGGACGGTGTTCCTCTGAAAATGCCACAGGTTTTCCCTCAAGAAGTCAAAGATGACGTGAAAGTTATTGTCCCTGATTACCTCACCATCCTGCAAGAGACAGAg TATGAGTTCAGTCTGGAGAACTGGGTGCTAACCGGGCTGCAGAGTGGCTTCACCAACCAGCACCGGCCTCaggtctcctcctctgcatcaggAGTGCCGCCATCCTGCCCGCCCTACTGGATGATGTTCAGTAGCCCCCAGCAGAGCCGCCTGGCCAGCCGCCATAGCTCTGACTTCTGGGAGCCCAATCCTCGACAGAGATCCCGCAGCCTCAACCCTGCTGTCCTGCGCACCAAGTTTGTCATCTTGGACTCtgaagatgaaggagaaagCGCTGCGCAGAAAGCAAAGGCACCTTTGCCAGCGGTAGCCTGCTTGAGTGGAGACCGCTCTGCTGCGTCATGTCAGCGTGGCCAGAGGAAAGCACAGAAAGCCTTTGTCCCAGACCTCCTGAACCCTCCTGCCTGCCTGAGCAGCCTGCCACACCAGCGCAGGAAGAACCTGCGCCAGTGTTCCCTCTCAGGGCTGGAGACGTCCAAGAAAGATGATCCCAAAACAGATAGCCAATCAAAGAGCCCATCCCCACACAGAAACCCTAACACCAGATCCAAAACAATCGATAGGCTCCCCAGCATCAACAAGCAGACGCCAACACATATG AAGTCGCTCAGCCCGGATTCCTGTAGAAATGTCCATGTGGCTTCACACCATGTGGGTCTCCCTTCTTCTGGTTCGGACTCGTCAGCAgagctcctctcagctctgaGCCCAGAGGAGAGAGATCTGCTTGGGGTGATCACTGCCAGGGGTTACCCCCTCCGCACTGCCATTATTGCCCTGCAGAAGACAGGCCGGCAAACCCCGGAGCAG ATCTTGAGCTACGTGGTGGCATGTGACCATCTATGTCAGCTGGGTTATGATATGGCTCAGGTAGAAGAGGCTCTTGAGATGTTTCAGAATTGTGAAACAAAG GCGCAGGAGTTTCTTCATCTCCTGAGCCAGTTCAATGAGATGGGCTTCCAGCAGAATGCCATCAAAGAAGTGCTGCTCGTCCATGAAAACCACCGTGAGCGGGCCCTGGAGGAACTAATGATGCGTGTCGCGTGA
- the ubap1lb gene encoding ubiquitin-associated protein 1-like isoform X2, with protein sequence MMFSSPQQSRLASRHSSDFWEPNPRQRSRSLNPAVLRTKFVILDSEDEGESAAQKAKAPLPAVACLSGDRSAASCQRGQRKAQKAFVPDLLNPPACLSSLPHQRRKNLRQCSLSGLETSKKDDPKTDSQSKSPSPHRNPNTRSKTIDRLPSINKQTPTHMKSLSPDSCRNVHVASHHVGLPSSGSDSSAELLSALSPEERDLLGVITARGYPLRTAIIALQKTGRQTPEQILSYVVACDHLCQLGYDMAQVEEALEMFQNCETKAQEFLHLLSQFNEMGFQQNAIKEVLLVHENHRERALEELMMRVA encoded by the exons ATGATGTTCAGTAGCCCCCAGCAGAGCCGCCTGGCCAGCCGCCATAGCTCTGACTTCTGGGAGCCCAATCCTCGACAGAGATCCCGCAGCCTCAACCCTGCTGTCCTGCGCACCAAGTTTGTCATCTTGGACTCtgaagatgaaggagaaagCGCTGCGCAGAAAGCAAAGGCACCTTTGCCAGCGGTAGCCTGCTTGAGTGGAGACCGCTCTGCTGCGTCATGTCAGCGTGGCCAGAGGAAAGCACAGAAAGCCTTTGTCCCAGACCTCCTGAACCCTCCTGCCTGCCTGAGCAGCCTGCCACACCAGCGCAGGAAGAACCTGCGCCAGTGTTCCCTCTCAGGGCTGGAGACGTCCAAGAAAGATGATCCCAAAACAGATAGCCAATCAAAGAGCCCATCCCCACACAGAAACCCTAACACCAGATCCAAAACAATCGATAGGCTCCCCAGCATCAACAAGCAGACGCCAACACATATG AAGTCGCTCAGCCCGGATTCCTGTAGAAATGTCCATGTGGCTTCACACCATGTGGGTCTCCCTTCTTCTGGTTCGGACTCGTCAGCAgagctcctctcagctctgaGCCCAGAGGAGAGAGATCTGCTTGGGGTGATCACTGCCAGGGGTTACCCCCTCCGCACTGCCATTATTGCCCTGCAGAAGACAGGCCGGCAAACCCCGGAGCAG ATCTTGAGCTACGTGGTGGCATGTGACCATCTATGTCAGCTGGGTTATGATATGGCTCAGGTAGAAGAGGCTCTTGAGATGTTTCAGAATTGTGAAACAAAG GCGCAGGAGTTTCTTCATCTCCTGAGCCAGTTCAATGAGATGGGCTTCCAGCAGAATGCCATCAAAGAAGTGCTGCTCGTCCATGAAAACCACCGTGAGCGGGCCCTGGAGGAACTAATGATGCGTGTCGCGTGA